A window of the Nycticebus coucang isolate mNycCou1 chromosome 3, mNycCou1.pri, whole genome shotgun sequence genome harbors these coding sequences:
- the EID3 gene encoding EP300-interacting inhibitor of differentiation 3 → MSLEEGSLMGDEEKGGEPVLTFTVSEYSLKQMMEEKERRKAEEAVGADGFSDDLSSGEADIDPQFLGLTEDEGKCRTIRKQYRELIYSVQQNREDIVNTASDSLTEALEEANVLFDGVSRTREAALDAQFLVLASDLGKEKAKQLNADMSCFNQVTFCDFLFIFVGLNWMEDDERDELSGCDDNIALNFWETIHKEATSWLSQAETFHFIFGSFKLEPSARKPRQHQKKVLQMEENRDMPTKLRRLDLNSNHETTEVEVERILGLLQTYFQKYPDTPVSYFEFVVDPNSFSRTVENIFYVSFIIRDGFARIRLDQDRLPILEPTNTNQIGEGNDPSSYGRKQGVISLSLQDWKNIVATFEISEAMITNSY, encoded by the coding sequence ATGTCTCTTGAAGAAGGTTCCTTGATGGGAGAcgaagagaagggaggagagccGGTCCTGACCTTCACCGTTAGTGAGTACTCGTTGAAACAGATGATGGAGGAGAAAGAACGGAGGAAGGCGGAGGAGGCGGTGGGGGCTGATGGCTTCTCTGACGACCTCAGCTCTGGGGAGGCCGACATAGACCCACAATTCCTGGGGCTTACAGAGGACGAGGGGAAATGTCGCACTATCCGCAAGCAGTACCGTGAGCTCATCTACAGCGTCCAGCAGAACCGCGAGGACATAGTGAACACCGCGAGCGACTCGTTAACAGAGGCGCTTGAAGAAGCCAACGTCCTGTTTGATGGAGTGAGCCGAACAAGAGAAGCGGCCCTCGACGCCCAGTTTCTTGTTTTGGCTTCTgatttgggtaaagaaaaagcaaagcagtTAAACGCTGATATGAGCTGTTTTAATCAAGTAACATTTTGTGactttctgtttatatttgtGGGTCTGAATTGGATGGAAGACGATGAGCGTGATGAGTTGAGTGGTTGTGATGATAATATAGCTCTTAACTTCTGGGAGACGATACATAAAGAAGCAACATCTTGGCTGTCCCAAGCAGAAACATTCCACTTTATTTTTGGCTCATTCAAGCTAGAACCTTCTGCTCGAAAACCCCGACAACATCAGAAGAAAGTTctccaaatggaagaaaatagggATATGCCTACAAAGCTGAGGAGATTAGACCTAAATAGTAATCACGAAACGACAGAAGTAGAAGTAGAAAGAATTTTGGGACTGTTGCAAACCTATTTTCAAAAGTATCCTGATACGCCTGTGTCCTATTTTGAATTTGTGGTTGATCCGAACTCTTTTTCTCGTACTGTGGAgaacatattttatgtttctttcataATAAGAGATGGCTTTGCAAGAATAAGGCTTGACCAAGACAGACTGCCAATATTAGAGCCAACTAATACTAACCAAATTGGTGAGGGAAATGATCCTAGTTCCTATGGCAGGAAACAAGGAGTTATATCTTTGAGTTTACAGGACTGGAAAAATATTGTGGCGACTTTCGAAATTTCGGAGGCCATGATCACAAATTCATACTAA